aagtcagttaagaacaaattcttatttttcaatgacggcctaccggggaacagtgggttaactgcctgttcaggggcagaacgacagatctgtaccttgtcagctcggggatttgaacctgcaacctttcggttactagtccaacgctccaaccactaggccaCCCCGCCGCCCCAATGACCAAACTGACTGCATGTCACCATGGGTAAATGACCAAACTGACTGTATATGTCACCCTGGGTAAATGACCAAACTGACTGCATGTCACCCTGGGTAAATGACCAAACTGACTGTATGTCACCCTGGGTAAATGACCAAACTGACTATGTCACCCTGGGTAAATGACCAAACTGTCTGTATGTCACCCTGGGTAAATGACCAAACTGACTGCATGTCACCCTGGGTAAATGACCAAACTGTCTGTATGTCACCCTGGGTAAATGACCAAACTGACTGCATGTCACCCTGGGTAAATGACCAAACTGTCTGTATGTCACCCTGGGTAAATGACCAAACTGTCTGTATGTCACCCTGGGTAAATGACCAAACTGACTGTATGTCACCCTGGGTAAATGACCAAACTGACTGCATGTCACCCTGGGTAAATGACCAAACTGACTGCATGTCACCCTGGGTAAATGACCAAACTGACTGCATGTCACCCTGGGTAAATGACCAAACTGACTGCATGTCACCGTGGGTAAATGACCAAACTGTAAAGATGCAGGGTTGACTCACTAGAGTATGAGGGTGAAGATGGCTCCCAGCAGCGTGATGGCGATGAGTAACGGAGGGAACACGGCCGAGATGGTGACAATGGTGTAGGTGACCATCAGGCAGAACTGCAGAAAGTTCTCCATGTTGAAGGGCAGCATGGTATCCACCTCATCCTGGTCCTTGGAAAACCGGTTCACCATACGTCCCGTTGGGGTGGTGTCAAAGAAACTCATGGGGCTGTTCAGGATCTACGACACAGACAGGAcccaggggatagggttagggtgatgagaggactgatggaacacagacaggacccaggggaatgggttagggtgatgagaggactgatggaacacagacaggacccaggggatagggttagggtgatgagaggactgatggaacacagacaggacccaggggatagggttagggtgatgagaggactgatggaacacagacaggacccaggggatagggttagggtgatgagaggactgatggaacacagacaggacccaggggaatgggttagggtgatgagaggactgatggaacacagacaggacccaggggatagggttagggtgatgagaggactgatggaacacagacaggacccaggggatagggttagggtgatgagaggactgatggaacacagacaggacccgggggatagggttagggtgatgagaggactgatggaacacagacaggacccaggggatagggttagggtgatgagaggactgatggaacacagacaggacccgggagatagggttagggtgatgagaggactgatggaacacagacaggacccaggggatagggttagggtgatgagaggactgatggaacacaggcaggacccaggggatagggttagggtgatgagaggactgatggaacacagacaggacccaggggatagggttagggtgatgagaggactggtggaacacagacaggacccaggggatagggttagggtgatgagaggactgatggaacacagacaggacccaggggatagggttagggtgatgagaggactgatggaacacagacaggacccgggggatagggttagggtgatgagaggactgatggaacacagacaggacacaggggatagggttagggtgatgagaggactgatggaacacagacaggacccaggggatagggttagggtgatgagaggactgatggaacacagacaggacccaggggatagggttagggtgatgagaggactgatgGAACACATACAGGACCCAGGGGATCGggttagggtgatgagaggactgatggaacacagacaggacccaggggatagggttagggtgatgagaggactgatggaacacagacaggacccGGGGGATATggttagggtgatgagaggactgatggaacacagacaggacccggggtatagggttagggtgatgagaggactgatggaacacagacaggacccgggggatagggttagggtgatgagaggactgatggaacacagacaggacccaggggatagggttagggtgatgagaggactgatggaacacagacaggccccaggggatagggttagggtgatgagaggactgatggaacacagacaggacccaggggatagggttagggtgatgagaggactgatggaacacagacaggacccaggggatagggttagggtgatgagaggactgatggaacacagacaggacccaggggatagggttagggtgatgagaggactgatggaacacagacaggacccaggggatagggttagggtgatgagaggactgatggaacacagacaggacccagtggatagggttagggtgatgagaggactgatggaacacagacaggacccaggggatagggttagggtgatgagaggactgatggaacacagacaggacccaggggatggggttagggtgatgagaggactgatggaacacagacaggacccaggggattgggttagggtgatgagaggactgatggaacacagacaggacccaggggatagggttagggtgatgagaggactgatggaacacagacaggacccaggggatagggttagggtgatgagaggactgatggaacacagacaggacccaggggatagggttagggtgatgagaggactgatggaacacagacaggacccaggggatagggttagggtgatgagaggactgatggaacacagacaggacccaggggatcgggttagggtgatgagaggactgatggaacacagacaggacccaggggatagggttagggtgatgagaggactgatggaacacagacaggacccaggggatagggttagggtgatgagaggactgatggaacacagacaggacccaggggatagggttagggtgatgagaggactgatggaacacagacaggacccaggggatagggttagggtgatgagaggactgatggaacacagacaggacccaggggatagggttagggtgatgagaggactgatggaacacagacaggacccaggggattgggttagggtgatgagaggactgatggaacacagacaggacccaggggatagggttagggtgatgagaggactgatggaacacagacaggacccaggggattgggttagggtgatgagaggactgatggaacacagacaggacccaggggatagggttagggtgatgagaggactgatggaacacaggcaggacccaggggatagggttagggtgatgagaggactgatggaacacagacaggacccaggggatagggttagggtgatgagaggactgatggaacacagacaggacccaggggatagggttagggtgatgagaggactgatggaacacagacaggacccaggggatagggttagggtgatgagaggactaatggaacacagacaggacccaggggatagggttagggtgatgagaggactgatggaacacagacaggacccaggggatagggttagggagatgagaggactgatggaacacagacaggacccaggggatagggttagggtgatgagaggactgatggaacacagacaggacccgggggatagggttagggtgatgagaggactgatgGAACACAACCCTACTGTAAGATCTTTATGACATACacgaccgttcaaaagtttgggatcactttaaaaaatgtccttgtttttgaaagaaaagcaaaaaaaatggtccatttaaaataatataaaattgatcagaaatacagtgtagacattgttaatgttgtaaatgactattgtagctggaaacaactgtttttttatggaatatctacataggcgtacagaggcccattatcagcaaccatcccccctgtgttccaatggcacgttgtgttagctaatccacgtttatcatttaaaaaagactaattgatcattagaaaacccttttgcaattatgttagcacagctgaaaactattgtactgattaaagaagcaataaaactgtccttctttagactagttgagtatctggagcatcagcatttgtgggttcgattacaggctcaaaacggccaatggcttttctttcaaaaacaaaagaaaatttctaagtgaccccaaacttttgaatggtagtgtatatcttCAGAGACCTATCCACTGCTAAAATGTAAAGTCACATGACTCATGGGGTTGCCCAGGGTCTGAACCCCAGACAGTCCAGGGTGATCAAGGTTCTTTATATCCCAAAGTAAAAGCTATGAACACAAACCCAGCTATTTGTTGTGGAAGAAGACAAGGatgtcccctctcccctctcttcttccaaGATTCAACGCTATGGAATTCCTCATCAATAACTTTTGGTTCTCATCCCGCATTGTACCTCTCCCCTGTCCGTTTCAATACTATTGACAACAGTGTGTAGTGTGATTGATAACAGTGGTGTTGTGTGGTAGTTACGTTTCTGAACATGGTGTCGTGTAGCTTGGAGGACGCGTGCAGCGTAACTTTGGTGAAAGAGTAGCCCTTGAGGAAGCTGAAGACCAGCATGGCCACCACCACCAGGCCGTAAATCATCTGGTAGAAGCTCAGGTCAGGGTTCAGGGAGATGTTTCCTGCGGTGGAATTCGACACGTTCGCTGTCTGAAATCACACGTTAAAGAGCCCGTTAGTTAATATATGGCTTTGTTACCGTGTAAGGTACTAAGAATGTTTTAACTAGTCTATAAAAAACAGATGTAGCATGttatgttaaaaaaaatgtattacttgTGCTAGCCACAGATGTCATCTAATCTGCTAAAATAGGAACGACAAACTGTTCATGCAATTGACCCTTTTCTAAGCTCCAGAATTTTTGGGGAAAACCAATCGCAGCGCTCCAATGGATAGCAACTGTCGTCGAGTCCGACATCTCGGACAAGATCACGTTTCAAACGCATGAAAGCCAGTAAGGGAAATGGCAGAAAACGGAGTTTTTCTTCAAAACATAAATAGTTGAAAATGGCTAAATAATTTAACAGTGCACCAGGCGCTACTGTGATTCCTGAAATGCCGAGCCTGTTGATATTAGTATTTATCGAATCCGAAATTATACTTTCGTTACATTGTTTGCTAGCTCCGCTGGTTAGCTAGCTCTCAGTCTCATTGACCACTAAAACTTTGCTAACACTAGCTAGCCACTCAATATAACATGTTTTCGCAaaatgtatgttagctagctaagccaTGTTATGAATACAACTCTCCTCTGCTATCATCATGATGCTATTAGAGAGCACTAGTCAGCTTCCAAAAGTGGTTATTTGACTGCTTGCTGACAGTGAATTCAGAGCCGTTCAGTGGCTAGCCACAAAACAAACATCATCTTACCAGGTTCCCCGTGAATAAATTGTAATACCAGTCCATCAAAACATACCCACGAGTCTTCTGATTAACAAGGGTTGGTCTGTGTTTCATTTCATTGTGTAAAAAAAACATCAACATCATTGTAAGGGGGATTTCGCTAGTGGTTTGAGTGATGAATTGGTCTTCCAAAGAAAATGTTGTCAGAGGTTGCAACAGTAACCAAAGGGGGTAGGGGCCTAGCGAAGGGTCAATTGACAAACATTTGAACTACAGTAGACTTACCCCTGATCCCTGCTCCAGCCAGTAGCTGAGCCACCAGTTGCTGAAGGCAGTGGACCCCACCAAGcagatgaagatgatgatgatgagagaCAGTAGTATGTACCCTGGAGACCAGAGACACCAGAGGTGAGACCAGAGGAGAGAAAAGATGAGaccagagggaagaggagagaaaagatgagaccagagaccagacgagagaagagatgagagaccagagacaagaggagagaccagaggagagaccagaggggagaccagaggagagaccagaggggagaggagagaccagaggagagaccagaggggagaccagaggagagaccagaggagagaccagaggagagaccagaggagagaagaggggagagaccagagaccagacgaGAGACCAGAGGAGAAGAAAAGATGAAACCAGAGACAAGAAGAGAGAccagatgagagaggagaggggagaccaGAGGGGAGACCAGAGGGGAGACCAGAGGGGAGACCAGAGGGGAGACCagaggagagaccagaggagagaccagaggagagaagaggggagagaccagagaccagacgaGAGACCAGAGGAGAAGAAAAGATGAAACCAGAGACAAGAAGAGAGAccagatgagagaggagaggggagaccagaggggagaccagaggagagaccagaggagaAACCAGAGGAGAGACCAAAGGAGAGACCAGAGGAGaaaccagagagaggagagaccataagagagaccagaggagaaaccagagagaggagagaccagatgagagaccagaggagaaaccagagagaggagagaccataagagagaccagaggagacaccagaggaaaggagagaccagaggggagaacagaggggagaacagaggagagagcaaaggggagaccagaggagagaccagaggagagaggagagaccagagaatagaggagagaccagaggggagaacagaggagagagcaaaggggagaggagagaccagagagaccaaaGGAAAgaccagaggagagaggagacaccaTAAGATACAGGATTCAGTATGACTCAACATAACCCACACTATACTGCTACAATATTGGTTAATGATTTGCTTAGATCTGAGTATCCCTGCTCCACTAGGTGTGAGGAGTAAGGCTGAGGTGAATGAGGTGTGTCCTAACCTCCTGCAGCTTTACAGTACTGGCGGTAGGTCAGGGTTAACTCGGGGTTCAGAGTGTGGTGTGTGTAAGGTGTGTCCTAACCTCCTGCAGCTTTACAGTACTGGTGGTAGGTCCTCCAGGTAACAGAACCCTCCTGAGAACCCTCCTGAGTCACCAGCTGGTCCTTGGACACTaccagacaacaacaacaaatatcaacagacaacatcaacaacaacaaccataataaacaacaacaaccataataaacaacaacaacaaatatcaacagacaacagcaacagcaacaacaaacataataaacaacaataacaaccataataaacaacaataataaccaacaacaaacataaacaacaataataacaaacataataaacaacaacaaacataataaacaacaataacaaccataataaacaacaacataataaacaacaacaaccatAATAAATAACAACAAACATCATGTTGATGGAATTAATTGATTTGATCCTTTAAAATGTCACACGGTGTACAGCCATAATAATACTTTGGAGGATTGGAATGTGAAGGAATCGAGGACCCTGGCTAAAATTACCGTTGACGTCATGTGATACCGACTGACTTCCTCCCGACTCGTCTGGTTTCTCATCAGACATGTCAAAAGCTGTCGGAGAAAAAGACGTGACGTAAATCCCAGTAAATGACACACAACAGACCTTTTAACGCAGAGCTACACATATAAGAATGAAATGTATTAAACAAGACACTAGAAGAAAAACCTATTGTTTCCAATAGCGTTACATACAGGATGTGAGAGCAGACCGTGTCTATGTTAAGATATGTATAGATATCTAGCTTATCAAACCTGGGTTTTCTAGTCCTTTTCCCTTGTGATCAACCAGGTTATTCTCCTTCCTGTCCACGGGGTCTGGTTGTGTCGGCTCCTCCTCAGTTCGTTCCTAACATACAGGATTAAGTCAGACATTAATAATGTGGGAGGAATATATTTGTTGACGTCTCTCGGGAGTCTTGACAATACAGTATACGACTGTGTATTTGATGGTTCGTGTGGGAAAACCCAGGAAGAGAAGTGGCAGCAtgtgcaacagctaatgggacctctaataaactagactaaaacatgaaacatgatatctagactggacatagtctcctccaggtggacagatcctaataaactagactaaaacatgatacatgacatctagactggacatagtctcctccaggtggactgatcctaataaactagactaaaacatgatatctagactggacatagtctcctccaggtggactgatcctaataaactagactaaaacatgatacatgatatctagactggacatagtctcctccaggtggactgatcctaataaactagactaaaacatgatacatgatatctagactggacatagtctcctccaggtggactgatcctaataaactagactaaaacatgatacatgatatctagactggaaatagtctcctccaggtggactgatcctaataaactagactaaaacatgatatctagactggacatagtctcctccaggtggactgatcctaataaactagactaaaacatgatacatgataTCTAGACTGGACATAGTCTCCTCCACGTGGACTAatcctaataaactagactaaaacatgatatctagactggacatagtctcctccaggtggactaatcctaataaactagactaaaacatgatacatgatatctagactggacatagtctccttcaggtggactgatcctaataaactagaataaaacatgatacatgatatctagactggacatagtctcctccaggtggactaatcctaataaactagactaaaacatgatatctagactggacatagtctcctccaggtggactgatcctaataaactagactaaaacatgatatctagactggacatagtctcctccaggtggactgatcctaataaactagactaaaacatgatatctagactggacatagtctcctccaggtggactgatcctaataaactagactaaaacatgatatctagactggacatagtctcctccaggtggactgatcctaataaactagaataaaacatgatacatgatatctagactggacagtctcctccaggtggactgatcctaataaactagactaaaacatgatatctagactggacatagtctcctccaggtggactgatcctaataaactagactaaaacatgatacatgatatctagactggacatagtctcctccaggtggactgatcctaataaactagactaaaacatgatatctagactggacatagtctcctccaggtggactgatcctaataaactagactaaaacatgatatctagactggacatagtctcctccaggtggactgatcctaataaactagactaaaacatgatacatgataTCTAGAATGGACatagtctcctccaggtggactgatcctaataaactagactaaaacatgatacatgatatctagactggacatagtctcctccaggtggactgatcctaataaactagactaaaacatgatacatgatatctagactggatatagtctcctccaggtggattgatcctaataaactagactaaaacatgatatctagactggacatagtctcctccaggtggactgatcctaataaactagactaaaacatgatatctagactggacatagtctcctccaggtggactgatcctaataaactagactaaaacatgatacatgatatctagactggacatagtctcctccaggtggactgatcctaataaactagactaaaacatgacacatgatatctagactggacatagtctcctccaggtggactgatcctaataaactagactaaaacatgatatctagactggacatagtctcctccaggtggacagatcctaataaactagactaaaacatgatacatgacatctagactggacatagtctcctccaggtggactgatcctaataaactagactaaaacatgatatctagactggacatagtctcctccaggtggactgatcctaataaactagactaaaacatgatacatgatatctagactggacatagtctcctccaggtggactgatcctaataaactagactaaaacatgatacatgatatctagactggacatagtctcctccaggtggactgatcctaataaactagactaaaacatgatacatgatatctagactggaaatagtctcctccaggtggactgatcctaataaactagactaaaacatgatatctagactggacatagtctcctccaggtggactgatcctaataaactagactaaaacatgatacatgataTCTAGACTGGACATAGTCTCCTCCACGTGGACTAatcctaataaactagactaaaacatgatatctagactggacatagtctcctccaggtggactaatcctaataaactagactaaaacatgatacatgatatctagactggacatagtctccttcaggtggactgatcctaata
The Salvelinus namaycush isolate Seneca unplaced genomic scaffold, SaNama_1.0 Scaffold2970, whole genome shotgun sequence genome window above contains:
- the LOC120039739 gene encoding multidrug resistance-associated protein 9-like — encoded protein: MKAEGRYAQMINNFQTEHSQERTEEEPTQPDPVDRKENNLVDHKGKGLENPAFDMSDEKPDESGGSQSVSHDVNVSKDQLVTQEGSQEGSVTWRTYHQYCKAAGGYILLSLIIIIFICLVGSTAFSNWWLSYWLEQGSGTANVSNSTAGNISLNPDLSFYQMIYGLVVVAMLVFSFLKGYSFTKVTLHASSKLHDTMFRNILNSPMSFFDTTPTGRMVNRFSKDQDEVDTMLPFNMENFLQFCLMVTYTIVTISAVFPPLLIAITLLGAIFTLIL